A window of Saimiri boliviensis isolate mSaiBol1 chromosome 1, mSaiBol1.pri, whole genome shotgun sequence genomic DNA:
tcaccaccacctccagcccATCCCGCCGAGGGGTGAGTGCAGTCACTCCACTGGGCTGGTGCCACACACAGGATGCCCATGCTGAGCTTGGGGAACACGGCAAGACCACATGCGCAGCTGTAGCCACGGGAACTTCAAACACTACTGGACGTTCTGTGAGAGACAGCAAAGGCACAAAAGGAGGTGAGGCTAAAGCCTGGAGGTGTGATGAAGAAAAGTTTGGAGTGATGTCAGACATGAGAAGGGGCCATCGAGACTAAGCTAAAAAGGGGATTCCCAAAGAGGGTAAGGCCCGAGGTCCCTGGCTGCCACATCTTCTAGGATCCAAGGTTTACAGTGGTTCCAAAATGGCCAACTCTCTAGCCCCTTTCCATCCACTCCACCCACATCTCCCTAAGCCATACAGACCTCCAGGCTCCTTGGGACACAAAGAGGAGACATCCGCTGACTCTATGTCTTGGACCAGCCTATAAAGAAGAGAATGCTTAGTAAATCCAATGTCAACATTCCTTTGAACCCTGAGGGTTCAGTGTTACTCCCTCATTCATTAGATCTACCATCATCTCAGAAATCACTCCTGAAATTATCAACTTTCTCCTCATCACCAAAATGTTCCCCAATACCTCTTAATATTACTCATGACATTTCATTTGCCATATCGAATTCCATGCATATTTCTAGAAGACTGTGGATAGCTAAATTTGTACTAGGTCTGTTGGAAAGATGTTTAGTGGGGGTGTTTTAAAGGAAACATGGGAATCTTCTAAGAAATGTACCTAGATGTCCACAACCACCAGATTttgctaggaagaaaaaaaggataaaaatgatagggattgtttttctcttatttaagaGAAAGAGCAAACTTCTTCTCTGTAGAAGCTAATCAAAATTCCTTTAAGGTTAGtgaggtgactttttttttcccaaaagctTGTCACTACAGAGGAACTCTTCAATAGCAGTTGAAATATACTGGCCTATGTGTTGTTTGAATGGATCTGTTTCAAATAACACAGTCCTGGCACTTCCAGGATTTGGGTGGACTATATCTGATGGAGGATAGCAAAATGGACTGCTCACTGCTGAACTCTCTGGCACCACTCCCAGAGGCAGGGAAACCAATGAGACCTCTAATAGGGTTCTCAGTGAAGGCCAGGTAAAAAGTCTGAACACACAAAAGCCTCAATCAAAGACAGACTTATCTGAGTATGAACTCCTTCAATATAAACTGAGGTCCCTGAAATGAGCTCCAAGACTAGTACCAATAGATGGAAGTTTCTTAGGTAAAACCAAGGTTGATTACTCTAGCTGAGATTGGGGAACACAGGAAGACCACGTGTACAACTTTAGCCATAGGAATTTCACAGTCTATGTTCTTCTCCCTTGGATGAATTGAGGTATGGAGAATGTACACAAGAACCAACCTAGAACACTGGCATaaacacacaccccacactcccTACCACCACCCTCCACTCACATATATCTTAAGGGAATCTCTGAGGCTTAAGTATAGAGGATGTTGAGGACCAGCGAATtcttattttaagagaaattaaaacaataaaggaCAGAATAAAGCCCTTTCTTTTGtcttaaatgttaaaaagttCTCCCCCAAAAAACTAAAAGACCAGGTTAAAGATCTTAACCAAAAATGCAAAGCTGGTTGAGCCAGTCATCCAAGAGTTACTTTATATCCCCAACTGGCAAAAAGTCAAGAATTTGATCAAGAGATGGCATaagattttacatttataattcaaGACAagtatcagaaaaacaaaattaaatgttatGACTATTCTAATTATATGTCAGTTTTTTCTTTATACCTGGTCCTACAGATCaattatcattttaaacatttcactCTGCATTGGCATGCTGAATTAATCTGTTTTATTCCCAAAGACAGGTACTTTTACCTCTAAAGAATTTGTAACCATAAGTTTCTGTAATATTCTGGGGTTCTGCATACACTTGGGGTTCTTAGTATATAAATATGCTATAAATTAACTGGACTTCAAAATAGGAAATCTCAAGGTCAGTTTGCAAAAACACTTTCGAATCAACtgattaaaaatactttactGGAAGATCTCAATTAAAGATTCAAAGACACTTAAGAAACATATCAACCAGTTATAATTAATAAGCATTATTTGTAGATAAGcagaatatgtataaaaataggcattatTTGGATACTGATATaaactagtttttaaatatatgcaattgAAAAAATCAGAATACTGACTGGATATTTGTTGACATTAGGAAAGTAAGTTTTTGGTATAATAAAGgtaatatggatttttttttagagccTTGAATGTTAGAGATATATACAGAAAGATTTGTGAATGAAGTGATATGACGTCCAGGGGATTTACTTCAAAATAGTTGGGAAGGAGTAAAGGTACTAATGAGGCAAGACTGGCCAGGAGCTGATGGTTGTTGAAACTGAGGGATGGATGCATGGAAATTCACCATACAATTCTATCTGCTTTTGAATATATTTGAACTTtcccacaataaaatatttttaagagtcctgggctaggcgcagtggctcacacctgtaatcccagcactttgggaggccgaggcaagtggattgcttaaGATCAGgtgttccaaaccagcctggccaacatggtgaaacctagtctctactaaaaatacaaaaattagccaggcatggtggcaggcgcctgtaattccagctattcaggaaccTGAgccaaaagaatcacttgaacaagcgaggcagaggttgcagtgagccgagatggcatcactgcactccaaactgggtgacagagtgagactctgtctcaaaaaaacaaaagagtccTCATCTGGTAGAGctacatattgaaatatttcaGATAAATATAATGTCAGGGATTTGCTTCAATGtgacatatgctttttttttttttttttttgagacggagtttcactcttgttacccaggctggagtgcaatggcgcgatctcggctcatcgcaacctccgcctcctgggttcaggcaattctcctgcctcagcctcctcagtagctgggattataggcacgcgccaccatgcccagctaattttttttgtatttttagtagagacagggtttcaccatgttgaccaggttggtctcgatctctcgaccttgtgatccacccgcctcggcctcccaaagtgctgggattacaggcttgagccaccgcgcccggccgacatatGCTTTTAAGCTGTTAAATGGAAAACGGATGGTAGGAGCCCAAAATGGTCAAAAGAAGACCAATTAGGTTATTAGAGTAGTCCAGTTAAGTAGCAATGATGGCGTGGACTAGAGTGGTAGCAGTAGAGGTAGAGAGAAGAGGGTGGACTAAGGATGTTTGGAAGCTAGGATCAGCACAAATCATAATACAATATGGTCAATTTCTGGCTTGAGCAACTGGATGCATAGTAGTCCCTTTACTGGAATGAGGAAAACCAGAGGAGGAGCaggtgagagaaagaggaaacaaCAGTGCATACTTTGACTTGCTAAGTCTCGAGTTGCTTGTGAGGCATCAAAAGAGAATTAGACAGTTGTATGGGGAGTTCCATAGCTCCAGTAGATATATTTGTGGTTAGCATTAGTACTCAGATGGTATTGAAAGTAATGAGAATGGAATTGCCTAGAGAGAGCATGGATGTGTAAAGAGAATGGGTCCAGGACTGAACCCTGAGGAATATCAACATTCAGTAGTTGGATGGGAAAGTAAAGGAGACCAAAGAATGCAGAGTCAGAGACAGCAAGAGGAAAGTATTTCATGGAAGTAAGGAGTGGATAGCCGTGAAAACACTTCCAAGAGCTCCTGTAAGATGAAAACTAAGAAGTGTCCACTAGAGATGGCACACTGTCAAGCACGTCCAGCAGAGAGGCAAGAACACTGATGAGGTGGCACTAGATGGACAAACAGATAAGTTAGAAGGACTGACAGAAGGACACACAAGTGATGTAGACATtaacagacagaaagaaaacagcctCCAATAGGGCAGCATTAACCAATGAGAAACATAGACATGTGGATGGGATAGAGCCTTGGCATGGCAAGCAAGAAATCCAGGCAGCTACACTCACCCTCGGTGCTCCCCAGTGTGGGCCACACACTCATCTAGCCGGAAGCTCCAGGCACAGACGGGGTCCTGGGCCAGGATACACTCTGAGCAGCTCTGGAGACGGCCACAGTTGGTCATATTCACTTGTGTCACCTCAGTACGAGAGCCAACCAGGAGCCAGCTCTACAAAAAGGGAGTGAGGAAGGGGAAGACACTGGATTTCCCAGACCTCAGGGTCACAAACAAGCTCTGGACTCAGATATCTTCCCAATAGACTCCCCAAAATCTACAACTTACATGGTACAATTTCATGTTCTCAACTGGCTGTGGCTCTGGGAATAAGGCCAGATCCTCAAGAACACTGAGCTGGGCTCCAATCCGCACTGCTCGGTGGAGGTGTCCATCCTCTAGGGGGTGGGAAAGGAACAAGAATAATGACATAACTGTCCCTGTGCCTGGGACTCAGATCTATATGTATTACAGGACCCTCTCTGTGATGAGAATATGTATGCACTAGGTGGGCAACCTGCTTGACCACTAAATATACCTGTCCCCAGGTAGAGCACATCATACTCTTTCCCTGAGAGGCTGGTCACCCTGTGGGCCACGACTCTGAGATAAGATGTATCCGTAGTGACCAGCAGGGGGTGGCCATCAGCTGGAAACACTGGCCTGTCCATGAGTGGGTGGTCCCGGATGAAGGTGAGCACACGGTCAGGCAGGGAGAGAGATGAGCCAAAGTGTCGGAGCTTCATGTTGTTGGTGATGCACTAGAGGAAATACAGAGCTGGTGACAAAGTTTCCCAGGAAACAGGACATTTGGGTGATGCTTAGTGGGGTTCTTGCCTTAATAGCAGCTCTTTACTTCAGGCCTGGAATGAAGATCTGCCCCCTCACCTCTCCAGGTCTGGGCTGTGGCACATCATTGTCCATGACAGGCAGTCCTCTGTTGCAGTCATGTTTTAGCTCTCTGAAGGGACCACTCAGCACTGTCCGAATGTCTTGTGGTTGGAAGGCACAGACAGCAGAGATGGCAGCCCCCTCCCTGGAAGTAACAGGTTGGAGCTGGATATCTGGAGGGGGCTGGGAGACAGCAACTCACAACCAAAGGCGGGAAAGCCTGCCCCCTCTGGAACAGACAACACTGACATTGCGCCAACCTCACATATCTCCCACCCTGTAACTTTCCTCCACACCAAGACCCCTCACCACTGGGAAGAAAAGATGCCATAAAAGATGGGAGTCCCTGCCCCAAGCTCAGGTCGAAGCACAGCAACATCCTGCAGGACACTGGAGGCCCGGCCATGCTCAGGGCCTGGACAGAGCAGGTCAGCTTTCAGAAATGTTGTCCATCTCTGCTGGAGGGTCTTCCGGCCCCCGAGGTCTCCCTGGGGTGACAAGCACATAGGAGATTCTCTTTAGACCATCATCATTGGGCAAAGAGGATGGAGGCCAATTTAAGTTTCCTCCCTGACTTCAAGGCAGACACAGACAGATGGGGAGACAGATGCATACAAATTCAAGGACAGAGAGGCACACAGAGTAGCTGTGGGGATAATGAAATACAGGAGTGAAGGGGTCACAATAACAATGACAGTGACTAAGTTAACTGTGAACTTATAAAGTACTGTATTAAGTGTTTTACGTAAGTTACCTCATTTAGTCCTCAAACAGACCTCAAAAAACAGTCATCATTATTATCCTCTTTTTACAGACAAGTTTCAAAGATGTTAAAGAACCTGGCCAGAGTTGCAAATGCAGTTAAGTGGTAGGTAGGGCAGAGACTTGAACCCTAGTCTGTCACCAGGGTTTAACCTCTACACTAATCTAACTCCTGTGGACAGTGTGTCACAAGAGTAATTGTGGGTATCAAAGAGACCAGAGCCTCTCACACCTTCCTCACACTCCCAGAAGAGAGAGAAGTCAAGGCAGAGAAAAtaggagacagaggagagattGAAAGACAGAGACCCAAAGAGGAAAAGATAAGACGGGGGACAGACAGAGCAGGAGACAACAGACAGATagctgagatagggtctcaccgcACACACACGGGCCACCCGTGGGACTTTAATGCGCTCATATGAGTCCATTGCTCGAGAAGTCTCCGTAAAGAAGAAGTAGATTTCGTCATCTCCATCTTCATCCCCCCATTCGGCTGGGCTCAAGGCCACGGCTGCAACAAAGGCTGGGGCTGGGAAGACCAGTGGCCTCAGATCTCCACAGACAAAGCCTGAGACTTCCCAGACGCCACCCCATCAGCCCCCTCAGAGGAcccctctccttctccccaccGTTCAACCAGGACGGCAAGGTGTCTGTCCGAATCCAGTCCTCGGCACGACCCACTGCTCGTGTGATAATCGGCTCTGTCCCCAGGTAGTTTTTCACAGTGGCAGCATAGAGGACACCTCCTGCAGGGCGACAGGAGATGGGCTGTCAGGGACCCACTGAGGGAAGCAACAGAGGTCACAGGCAGAGTAGGGCATAAAGCAGGGCAGCGACTCTCAGGGACTGAGCACCCATGAGTGCCAGACACTGCTGAGCATGTCACAGGCATTGTCACAATTAAGGAAATCTAGACATCAACTGCTCCAGGGCAGTCAGGGAAACCAGGGTTAAGAAAACACTGTGCCAGAATATCCATGTGTATGAGAATAAAGGCCTCCCTCAAAAAAATCAAGCTTAAATCCCTGGGGGCTTTTCGTTGCTGTTTCAGTAACCCTGTAATGTGCTGATTAATACTGCGACTCTCCGAAGGCGGCATTTGCTTTGTACCATGTCCCAATCTTATTTAAGTTGTCCCACTATGGTAAATGTCTCAGGGAATGAATGTTCTTTCTGAACATTAGTGGGCGTACACTGCTCTAGAACAAGTCAGAATTTTAGAGAATACTAGAATCACTTGGGGAAGTGATTTAAATGCAGATCCCTGGACCAGCAATTCTCATTCAGTAGAGCTGGGGGTGGCCCAAGAACCTGCATTTTGAACAAGCAATCGGAGTAATTGGATGCAGGTGATTCAGGACCTCACTTTGAGAGATACTAGCCTTGGAGATGAGTGGAGATTTCACAGGCAGCCAGGAGAACAAAAAGGAATCAGGTCTTCCCTCCTAGTACAGAGGAGGGGCAGAGGTGCTCCAGGGATAGTGGAGATTGAATAAGAGACAAATCACAGACAtcctgggaaggaagggaggttCAGCTCTGTGGGTTGAATGGGAAAGAACGGTGGCCACTCTGAGTACCACCACCAAGGCCTCAGACACGAGTAGGAGGAAAATGAATCACAGAGTAGAACAAAGTTGTGAACACCCTGGAAGTGTGTTGAGTATCACAGGCACTCTGGAGAGAACAAGGTGGCATGCCTTCACCAGCTACTATGTACAAGGAACTGTGCCGGGTGCTAAGTACATCCCTGACCCGAAGAACTCCCATGTGAATCAGGAAGACAAGTGTGTAATCAGATTCCCGGAGGCACAGACTAACAGATATGGGGACCCAGCTATATCTACCTGAAGGAACAGCATCTCAGAAGCAGCATGTGAGCTGGGTATGGGAATGAGAAATTTGCCAGATGGAAGGAGGACTTCAGGGAGGAAGACAAGCAAGCAGTGAAGAGGGGAGCCATGCTCAGGCATGTGGGAGCAGAGGGGTTGCTGGGCAGGGCCTGTGAGCAGAAAGGAAGCTGGAGGTATGGGGATGGGCACTCAATTGTGGATAGTCTGCTCTGCCATGCCAGCAAATATGCACTTTACCGTGCAGGTAAGAGTAAAACtgcagagactttttttttctttaggaggAAAGTGATATAAacggttttgttttttaagaagatAATGCTACTTAAAAGGCTATTCATACAGTCGAGGCAGGAGGGAAACGCCCCAAgtaaggcagaggcagagggaatAAAGGGGCTGGATTTGGAAGGTATTTCTGAGGTAGAATCCACAAACAGGATTTGAAAATCAACTGAATATGAGATGAGACAGAATGGAGTAAACCAATGTCTCTAAAAGTTTCTAGCTTATAAGACTGATGATAGTCGGTGGTGACATTATTAACCAAGCCAGCAAATGATAGAAGGCCCATAAAAGAGGCAGCCGGAGAGGAAATGAGTTCATTTGTTGCACATGCTAAGGCTGAAGTGCCTTCAGGACATTGGTCAGGGATCCTGGAAAGCAATTAAGGGAAGGGCCTGGGAAACAGGACCAGTCAGCAACTTGCAAGTCATCACACAACATGCTTAAGTCATGACATGAAAGTCATAGCCAGGGAGAAAGGTAAAGCCAGAAGAGAGCCCTGGGAACACTCCCATTTAAGGGGAGAGCTACCAAAGGCAACAGAAGATCAAGTCAGAGAGGCTAGAGAAGCCAGACAGGCTGGTGTGCTGGAAGCGGGTGCATGAAACCTCAGCCAGAACCACAGGGCTCATGCACACTGGGGGAAGCAGTAGAGAGTGGGGGGCCACATACAGGGAAGCATGATCATCCTGGGGTCACAGATGCTCCAGAGAAGCTGCATGTCTCAGGCACCAGAAAGGTAACCAGCATTGAAGAAACACTCTACACAGAGAGTAAGAGGGCCAGAGACCTACAAGGGCAGCAGTGCAGGGCTGAAAGCCTTCttttggggtggggaagggagactATTCCATTATTTGCAATTATAAAAAGAATTCAAGTATTTGGGAAGACTTGGTTTTGAACCCTGACTACTTATTAGTACTATTAACTTGGGCAAAGTAACTTTCCTAAGCCTCAGATTCCTCAAATGCAGAATAGAGATAATACCATCTTCTACTCTGAACAGTGCTAAGGTTTAAATAAGACAAAGAGCCCTAGCTAAGGCCTGGCACAGGTTGACATTCAATGCATGTTAGTTATAGCTCCTTGGGCCATATGCTTGATCTGCCACCAGAAGAGAAGGAAGCTATACAAAGATATTCCACTCCCTTCTAGAAaattccaggaaagaaaaatcaagtatTGGTCAAAGGTCCTGGCAGGAAATGGAGCAGCAAATAAGCCAACCCTCTGCACTTCCAAGGAGGGAAAAAGTTGACACAGAGGCCAGAGTTTGAAAATGTTCCCTAAGAGCATGACGTATTaaatgctctaaaaccaaaaccatgGTAGAAACTGTGTCATGAATACGCAAAGAATAGGAGATGTGGTAGAGGAGACGCTGAGAGCATGACTTGGTAAGTAGGGTTGGAGAAAAACAATCATATATATTCTGGAAGCAGTATTCAAAGATTCAGCAGCAGATGGAGGTCACAAAACTTCCTCAGTGACCAATGGGGGCGTCAACGACACTGGAGCCCAGAAATGCTGAAGAGTGTGAAGTCACTCAGAGTGGAATAGCAGAGGATCACTGACATTACGAAACAACGGGAGGGATCAGATGCTTTGGGAGAAAGTAACAGGGCTCCAGGTGCCCTAGGAGTACCAAGGGACTTGCAGTACATCTTacagacagacatacagacacacagacacacacacacacacacacacccctacacagaAGGCAGAACAACCATTACAATCTTGAGCACAGGCGTCCACAGTATCACCGTATGTCCTGGTCTCTCCAGGACACTCTCAATTCCAAATATTGTGATTGTGATACAttctttatataataaaataacactgATCATGCAACTGTTTGGCAAATTACTGCTGAATGGATCAAGGCCACATCTGTCACTGGCAAAAGATGATGTACAAAAATGAGTGATTCCCACAGTGATGAGTTCGCTCAACAAGCAGGTTAGAAAACACCCCAGGGGCCAGgggtgatggctcacgcctgtaattccggcactttgggaggccaaggcgggcagatcatctgaggtcaggagttcaagaccagcctgaccaacatggagaaaccctgtctctactaaaaatacagccaggcgtggtgtctcatgtctgtaatcccagctactggggaggcaggagaatcacttgaaccaggaggcagaagttgcggtgagccaagactgcaccattgcactccagcctgggcaacaagtgagaaactcctgtctccaaaaaaaagtgaaaacaacacCAGGGATAATTCaaccctatttttatttttatatacatatatacgccTGCAAGCATAGGAAACATTATTCATTGAATAATCCTTGCTTTTTTGCAGTTAGCATCTTTTATAGAACAAAAAAAccaagatattttcattttgaaaatacaattaaaaagacATCGAAAGCcacaaaagatgaagaaacacaGCCAAAGAAAAATCATAATGATGTGTGAAAATAGATCCCAACTTGCTCAGAGGGAAAGCttgtaaacatgtgtcatggaagTGAATATTTCTCTACAGTGCAGGGGTTTCAATTTTCCATTCTGGCATCAAAATGCTTCCTTTTAAAGGAGACTTACAATAGGAATTATCAGTTCATTAGTTTTTTAtttgtcactttttatttttaagagagggtctcactctgtcacccaggctggagtgaaacggCGTGATCAGCCTCAACCTTCCacactcaagcaattctcttacctcactcttccaagtagctgagaccataggcatgcgccaccatgcctggctaatatttttttttttttttttgagacggagtttcgctcttgttacccaggctggagtgcaatggcgcgatctcggctcaccgcaacctcctcctcctgggttcaagcaattctcctgcctcagcctcctgagtaactgggattacaggcatgtgccaccatgcccagctaattttttgtatttttagtagagacggggtttcaccacgttgaccaggatggtctcgatctctcgaccttgtgatccacccgcctcggcctcccaaagtgctgggattacaggcttgagccaccgcgcccggcctggctaatgtttttaagacagggtctcactatgttgttccagctggtcttgaactcctgggctgaaagcaatcttcccacctaggcctcccaaattgctgggattacaggtgtgagccaccacacctagccttgtacattagttttaaaaagtgaattttttttttgcccgggcgtggtggcttacgcctgtaatcccagcactttgggaggtcaaggcaggtggatcacctgaggtcaggagtttgagaccagcctggccaacatggcgaaaccctgtctctattaaaaatacaaaaattaggcatggcagcatatgcccgtaatcccagctactcgggaagctgagacaggagaattgcttgaactcaggaggtgaagctTGCAgcgaaccgagatcatgccactgcactccagctcgataacaaagcaagactctgtctcaaaaaaaaaaaaaaagtaaattttttacaTGCCCTGGCCTTTCTTCTTCCACTCCCTTTTCTTCTTATGGACAGATATTTTTCAAGGTAGATAGCTcctactcaaaaaatattttccttatttaaagATTGAGCCAGCTggatactttattattattattatttttaaagcctaTTATTGGGGCATAATTAGATGGTGGGAGATGCAGTGTTGACTCCCCTCCATTGGCCACTGAAGATTTCTGTAACTGTCTTGTTTTAATGTGTGAATGCTGGTCTCCGAGATTTAAGAGCTAGAATTGGCCTCAAAATGCTGACAGCATGCAGTGCATCTGGAACATTTGCAAAGCTCCTTGGCAGATGCATTCACAAGATGCAATGGCACTAAAACCATATGATAAAAACACAGGATGGTTTCCCAAAGAGAAAGAGCAAGGTCTTCTGCTCTTCTCAATAGAAACCCTATCTATTATAGGATGTGATAGGGAGGACCAAAGACGACTGACTGCTGTCTCTAGCTTAGTACCTGAGGGAGTATGGCACTATACactcagaggaagaaagaatgatgGAGAAGCAGGTTTGGGAGAAATGAGTAAAGATGATGAGCTCACTTTGGGACATGTTGATTTTGAGATTCCTGTGGGACATCCAACTGAAGATGTCTGGAAGACAGTTGGATATGTGGTCTGTACCTCCAGGTAATGTCCAGGAGGCAGATGCAGATTTAGGAGCCATCAGAATGCAGTGGAAACAGAAGCCACGGGGCTCATTGAG
This region includes:
- the SEMA4F gene encoding semaphorin-4F isoform X3, whose amino-acid sequence is MPASGARPRPGPGPPTASPFPLILLAVLSGPVYGRVPRSVPRTSLPMSEADSYLTRFAVPQIYNYSVLLVDPASHTLYVGARDTIFALSLPFSAEKPRRIDWMVPEAHKQNCRKKGKKEDECHNFVQILAIANASHLLTCGTFAFDPKCGVIDVSSFQQVERLESGRGKCPFEPAQRSAAVMAGGVLYAATVKNYLGTEPIITRAVGRAEDWIRTDTLPSWLNAPAFVAAVALSPAEWGDEDGDDEIYFFFTETSRAMDSYERIKVPRVARVCAGDLGGRKTLQQRWTTFLKADLLCPGPEHGRASSVLQDVAVLRPELGAGTPIFYGIFSSQWEGAAISAVCAFQPQDIRTVLSGPFRELKHDCNRGLPVMDNDVPQPRPGECITNNMKLRHFGSSLSLPDRVLTFIRDHPLMDRPVFPADGHPLLVTTDTSYLRVVAHRVTSLSGKEYDVLYLGTEDGHLHRAVRIGAQLSVLEDLALFPEPQPVENMKLYHSWLLVGSRTEVTQVNMTNCGRLQSCSECILAQDPVCAWSFRLDECVAHTGEHRGLVQDIESADVSSLCPKEPGGKCPWEKGNMNLQVSNQQNKVSTSSLYKERRRTIKRRGSRIREGKNGRMKTKMVVAAALRHV